In a single window of the Bradyrhizobium sp. ORS 285 genome:
- a CDS encoding DUF2285 domain-containing protein, which produces MLRLAPISQGSVPPFSQLDLRGSPETELRRASDGWHAVLQLGGATHRLLLSRLPARGAALAVELPLDRDFDLQTRAAYRLWTALRRGPIRLPAQTGPIQQRQRLVLALRAFDGRVEGQNYRAIAAVLFGSTRVEDRGWKTHDLRSRTIRLVQAGQALTRGGYRNLLRSQRRSA; this is translated from the coding sequence GTGCTTCGCCTTGCTCCGATCTCGCAAGGCTCGGTTCCGCCATTCTCTCAGCTCGACCTGCGCGGATCACCCGAGACCGAGCTGCGACGGGCGTCCGATGGCTGGCACGCGGTGCTGCAGCTGGGTGGCGCGACGCACCGGCTGCTGCTCTCCCGTCTTCCAGCAAGGGGAGCGGCCCTGGCCGTCGAACTGCCGCTCGACCGTGATTTCGACTTGCAGACACGAGCGGCCTATCGGCTTTGGACGGCGCTGAGACGAGGTCCGATCAGGCTGCCAGCTCAGACCGGGCCGATTCAGCAGCGCCAGCGCCTCGTTCTGGCGCTACGCGCCTTCGACGGCCGTGTCGAAGGCCAAAATTACCGCGCGATCGCGGCGGTGCTGTTCGGATCCACGCGAGTCGAAGATCGGGGCTGGAAGACGCACGATCTGCGCAGCCGAACCATCCGGCTGGTTCAAGCAGGTCAGGCTCTGACGCGAGGCGGCTATCGAAATCTGCTGCGTAGCCAGCGGCGATCGGCATGA
- a CDS encoding GntR family transcriptional regulator translates to MAPRISRHLDASVAVKKAARKTAPAHEPKPPKGRSTILAKRRRDIPLHHQVFLVLQDEIAERRYAPGEILPAEADLAALFGVSRVTIRAALDTLNELGLIERRQGIGTFVRELSKPEPLTVPMMDLAARAREIVRTTRAHVVEFEFKVAPRHIREHFQAQTDDLFQRTVRIRYMNDWPIMQVTTYIPEAIGRQFGPEDMEGGSLYAILQRFGITFASGEQIVTAAAADPIVAARLNVAIGAPLLKVVRIHFDGAGRPIQHFELLAPSATYELRMPLKDF, encoded by the coding sequence GTGGCGCCCAGAATTTCCCGGCATTTGGACGCCTCGGTTGCTGTCAAGAAGGCAGCGCGGAAGACGGCTCCAGCACATGAGCCCAAGCCCCCCAAAGGGCGCTCCACGATTCTTGCAAAGCGCCGGCGCGATATCCCGCTTCATCATCAGGTGTTCTTGGTTCTACAGGATGAAATCGCCGAGCGCCGCTATGCGCCGGGAGAGATATTGCCGGCGGAGGCGGATCTGGCGGCACTCTTCGGCGTCTCGCGCGTGACCATTCGGGCAGCTTTGGACACTCTGAACGAGCTCGGACTGATTGAACGCCGACAGGGCATCGGCACGTTCGTTCGGGAGCTGTCGAAGCCGGAACCTCTCACCGTGCCGATGATGGACCTCGCCGCCCGGGCCAGGGAGATCGTGCGCACAACGCGAGCTCATGTGGTCGAGTTCGAATTCAAGGTGGCCCCTCGTCACATTCGCGAGCACTTCCAAGCCCAGACAGACGACCTCTTCCAGCGAACAGTTCGCATCCGTTACATGAATGATTGGCCAATCATGCAGGTTACGACCTACATTCCGGAAGCGATCGGACGGCAATTTGGTCCTGAAGACATGGAAGGTGGGTCGCTCTATGCGATTTTGCAGCGCTTCGGCATTACGTTCGCGTCCGGCGAGCAGATCGTGACGGCAGCTGCAGCTGACCCCATTGTCGCCGCGCGTCTCAATGTCGCGATAGGAGCGCCGCTCCTGAAGGTGGTGCGCATTCATTTCGACGGCGCCGGACGTCCGATTCAGCACTTCGAGCTGCTCGCTCCTTCCGCAACCTATGAGCTGCGTATGCCGTTGAAAGACTTCTAG
- a CDS encoding transcriptional regulator domain-containing protein gives MSEFNWRSPESYKKLETADAADFAWECLRRNPDYRRDYSDLLEQDKDGPSDPEFRKRWGLSFRS, from the coding sequence ATGTCTGAGTTCAACTGGCGGTCGCCGGAGTCTTACAAGAAGCTCGAAACAGCCGATGCGGCCGATTTTGCCTGGGAGTGTCTACGTCGTAATCCAGACTACCGGCGAGATTACAGCGACCTGCTTGAGCAGGATAAAGACGGCCCAAGCGATCCTGAATTCCGCAAGCGTTGGGGGCTTTCTTTTCGCAGCTGA
- a CDS encoding MmgE/PrpD family protein, protein MTYTSAELLAEWVSASKVPEEARISAAKCVFDLMTAAIAGYETPNAVAVRQIASATWGHGPAAMWFSGERSTAAGATFVNAAAACSLDLDDGHRAASGHPGAAIIPGVLSLLGSPSLDGQRALAAIAIGYEIGIRISGSRDLRSVPTVNSGLWSGQAVAAAVGWLRGLSREQIAHAISIAGTTAPSQSATPYTRFRGNSVKEGIPWGAANGILAVDLAKQGFTGPIDILDSSERYDRGRLLDGIGTSWLINSTYFKPYSCCRWLHAPIDALLTLMKDHGIHPEAIINIDVETFGRSLTLSNEVAPATLEGAQYSLPFCLGVAATSGAPALLPVTNELLTDQAAIEIAGRVRMTVNPEFDRMFPAAVPGRVRIITASATFEQTVLAPKGEPTNPMSWDDVGSKFQAIAAGRIDPRLTAGIRTAIGALRGGDVAPLQSMLEAKLFAGRNDALPIERLKMVQ, encoded by the coding sequence ATGACCTATACCTCTGCCGAGCTGCTGGCCGAATGGGTCAGCGCGAGCAAAGTTCCAGAAGAAGCCCGGATCAGTGCGGCGAAATGCGTGTTCGATCTGATGACGGCCGCGATCGCCGGTTATGAGACGCCAAATGCGGTGGCCGTGCGTCAGATCGCGAGCGCGACCTGGGGCCATGGACCGGCTGCGATGTGGTTTTCCGGAGAGCGGTCCACCGCTGCAGGGGCCACTTTTGTCAATGCGGCCGCTGCGTGCTCGCTCGACCTGGATGATGGCCACCGCGCTGCGTCGGGGCATCCGGGCGCAGCGATCATTCCCGGGGTCTTGTCACTGCTCGGCAGTCCATCCTTGGATGGGCAGCGGGCGCTTGCCGCCATTGCCATTGGATATGAGATCGGCATTCGTATTTCTGGTTCCCGGGATCTGCGAAGCGTTCCGACGGTGAACAGCGGCCTCTGGAGCGGTCAAGCCGTTGCCGCGGCGGTGGGGTGGCTGAGAGGGCTCTCGCGGGAGCAGATCGCGCATGCGATCTCAATCGCCGGCACGACGGCACCGAGCCAGTCGGCGACCCCATACACGCGCTTCAGAGGCAACAGTGTCAAGGAGGGGATCCCATGGGGAGCTGCCAATGGCATCCTGGCGGTCGATCTGGCGAAGCAGGGCTTCACTGGACCGATCGACATTCTGGACAGTTCGGAACGTTACGATCGCGGCCGGCTGCTCGACGGGATCGGGACGAGCTGGCTCATCAACAGCACCTATTTCAAGCCTTATAGTTGCTGCCGTTGGCTTCACGCGCCGATTGATGCTCTGCTCACATTGATGAAAGATCATGGCATTCACCCGGAAGCCATCATCAACATCGATGTGGAGACCTTTGGAAGGTCTTTGACCCTGAGCAACGAGGTGGCGCCGGCGACGTTGGAGGGAGCGCAGTACAGCCTTCCCTTCTGTCTTGGTGTGGCGGCGACCAGCGGCGCACCGGCGTTGCTCCCGGTGACCAACGAGTTGCTGACGGATCAAGCAGCCATCGAGATCGCCGGGCGTGTACGAATGACCGTCAATCCCGAGTTTGACCGGATGTTTCCGGCTGCAGTTCCCGGAAGGGTTCGAATCATCACGGCCTCAGCCACCTTCGAGCAAACCGTGTTGGCGCCAAAGGGAGAGCCGACGAACCCGATGAGCTGGGACGACGTCGGTTCAAAATTCCAGGCCATTGCTGCGGGTCGCATCGATCCCCGCCTCACGGCTGGAATTCGAACTGCGATTGGCGCGTTGCGCGGGGGGGATGTTGCCCCCTTACAATCGATGCTGGAGGCCAAGCTGTTCGCCGGTCGGAATGACGCGTTGCCCATCGAGCGGCTTAAGATGGTCCAATAG
- a CDS encoding DMT family transporter has translation MTIISSRQNVPNHPVSSHMPAIGYKVLSAAVLAVMFALIKKLGGEYPVGQIVFVRSLFALLPVLWLVRRLGGYRLLRTKRPGAHLRRSVAGLSSLFLSFTAVGMLPLATATALGYAAPLFITLFAIPLLGESIRLHRLMAVVFGFGGVLLMAHPDGRGLSSGVLFALAGAVATALALISIRKMRDTETSMAIVFYFSLSGTVVGAATLPFSAVWPSMTDLPILVAIGVLGGAAQILLTKAYQMAPASVVAPFEYATFVFAFLLGLLIWREMPAPIELAGIAVVIASNLSIAMYEQLAGLSSKLRLPGKWHHTATVPAKTD, from the coding sequence ATGACGATCATCAGCAGCCGGCAGAACGTACCAAACCATCCGGTGTCATCTCACATGCCGGCGATCGGCTACAAGGTGCTGTCCGCCGCGGTGCTCGCCGTCATGTTCGCCTTGATCAAGAAGTTGGGCGGCGAGTACCCTGTCGGACAGATCGTTTTCGTTCGCAGTCTCTTCGCCCTGCTGCCGGTCCTCTGGCTTGTCCGGCGTCTCGGGGGCTATCGCCTGCTTCGCACCAAGCGGCCGGGCGCTCATCTGCGACGCTCCGTCGCTGGCCTCAGCTCTCTGTTTCTCAGCTTCACAGCGGTCGGGATGCTGCCGCTGGCGACCGCGACGGCGCTCGGCTACGCAGCGCCATTGTTCATTACGCTGTTCGCCATTCCTCTGCTCGGCGAAAGCATTCGGCTCCATCGTCTTATGGCCGTCGTTTTCGGATTTGGCGGCGTATTGCTGATGGCCCATCCCGATGGCCGGGGCCTCTCCTCGGGAGTGTTGTTCGCGCTGGCCGGTGCCGTGGCAACAGCGCTTGCATTGATCTCGATTCGCAAGATGCGGGATACCGAGACGAGCATGGCCATTGTGTTCTACTTTTCGCTGTCGGGCACTGTGGTGGGAGCCGCAACGCTGCCGTTCTCTGCAGTCTGGCCGAGCATGACTGATCTGCCGATCCTCGTCGCAATTGGTGTTCTGGGCGGTGCGGCCCAGATTCTGCTCACCAAGGCCTACCAGATGGCGCCGGCGAGCGTCGTTGCACCCTTCGAATACGCGACCTTCGTCTTTGCTTTTCTGCTTGGTCTGCTGATCTGGCGCGAGATGCCTGCCCCGATCGAGCTGGCAGGCATTGCGGTCGTGATCGCCTCGAACCTCTCCATTGCGATGTACGAGCAGCTGGCTGGACTGTCCTCGAAGCTTCGGCTGCCCGGCAAGTGGCACCACACCGCGACCGTCCCTGCCAAAACCGACTGA
- a CDS encoding maleylacetate reductase: protein MTGTRAFVFPGIRSRVVFGAGTLSQLATEMERLGRKRALLLATPQQRNDVDALADRLGSATAGVFAGAVMHTPVDVTREAVAAYEQSGANCVIALGGGSSIGLGKAIALRTGADQIAIPTTYAGSEMTDILGETSEGEKTTRRDPAILPETVIYDVDLSLSLPKEMTISSGLNAIAHAAEALYAPDRNPILSLMAADAIRAFATALPAVVADPSDRSARADALYGAWLCGATLGGASMSLHHKLCHTLGGSFDTPHAQTHAILLPHTIGFNAAAASDLLTPISASLGGATPGKALHRFAVQLGAPTRLKDFGLTESDLDRAAAIAVKNPYANPRPFSQADIRALLQDAWAGTEPPL, encoded by the coding sequence ATGACCGGCACACGCGCCTTCGTCTTCCCGGGTATCCGCTCGCGCGTCGTGTTTGGCGCGGGCACGCTGTCGCAGCTCGCAACCGAGATGGAGCGGCTGGGCCGCAAGCGCGCGCTGCTGCTGGCGACGCCGCAGCAGCGCAACGATGTCGACGCGCTGGCCGACCGGCTCGGCAGCGCGACCGCCGGCGTGTTTGCGGGCGCGGTGATGCACACGCCGGTCGACGTCACGCGCGAGGCCGTCGCAGCCTACGAGCAGAGCGGCGCGAATTGCGTGATCGCGCTCGGCGGTGGCTCGTCGATCGGGCTCGGCAAGGCGATCGCGCTGCGCACCGGCGCCGACCAGATCGCCATCCCGACCACCTATGCCGGCTCCGAGATGACCGACATTCTCGGCGAGACCAGCGAGGGCGAGAAGACCACGCGGCGTGATCCTGCGATCCTGCCGGAGACGGTGATCTACGATGTCGACCTCTCGCTGAGCCTGCCGAAGGAGATGACCATCTCGTCAGGGCTGAACGCGATCGCGCATGCCGCCGAGGCGCTGTATGCGCCCGATCGCAATCCGATCCTGTCGCTGATGGCGGCGGACGCGATCAGGGCGTTCGCGACGGCGTTGCCGGCCGTGGTCGCAGATCCTTCCGACAGAAGCGCCCGCGCCGACGCGCTGTACGGCGCATGGCTGTGTGGCGCGACTCTCGGCGGCGCCTCGATGTCGCTGCATCACAAGCTCTGTCACACGCTAGGCGGCAGCTTCGACACGCCGCATGCGCAGACGCATGCGATCCTGCTGCCGCATACGATCGGCTTCAACGCCGCGGCCGCAAGCGATCTCCTGACGCCGATCTCCGCTTCGCTCGGCGGTGCGACGCCCGGCAAGGCGCTGCATCGCTTCGCTGTACAGCTTGGCGCGCCGACCCGGCTTAAGGATTTTGGCCTGACCGAGTCCGATCTCGACCGGGCCGCCGCGATCGCAGTCAAGAATCCCTATGCCAATCCGCGGCCGTTCAGCCAGGCCGACATCCGCGCGCTGCTGCAGGACGCCTGGGCCGGCACAGAACCACCGTTGTAG
- a CDS encoding sugar phosphate isomerase/epimerase: MMFGGAQMVSRIGFMQGDLMEPADKRGRGFLTDCWREEFTVAQKAGFELVEWRIGEEPILMNPVMSTTGRDQMRQVSRECEICIPSLSADFMMQVPFYKAEGREHRARLDLLGAVIEACAETDIKLLVMPSPNGGQQLSSEEAAALRSGLDRLMPLLEACGVILSVQSDADPRFLGSLLEPYPADRLGITYTIGCRPSISSQAHEALAACGNRIVNVHLKDWNLHTDRASPSRQRTDLANALIQLKLAGYQGDFILQSAAGHCRAALLAQYGAMAATWWSLGGPDHFSLAPGMVDARESLQQPAHTR; encoded by the coding sequence ATGATGTTCGGAGGGGCGCAGATGGTCAGCCGCATCGGATTTATGCAGGGCGACCTCATGGAACCGGCTGACAAGAGAGGGCGAGGCTTTCTCACGGACTGTTGGCGCGAGGAATTCACGGTTGCTCAAAAAGCAGGGTTCGAGCTGGTCGAGTGGAGGATCGGTGAAGAACCGATCCTGATGAATCCTGTGATGTCGACGACCGGACGAGATCAGATGCGGCAGGTCAGCCGCGAGTGCGAGATCTGCATCCCCTCGCTGTCGGCCGACTTCATGATGCAAGTCCCCTTCTATAAGGCTGAAGGCCGCGAGCATCGGGCGCGGCTCGATCTGCTCGGCGCTGTGATCGAGGCGTGTGCCGAGACCGACATCAAGCTTCTCGTGATGCCGTCCCCGAACGGCGGGCAACAGCTTTCCTCCGAGGAGGCAGCGGCACTTCGATCGGGACTGGATCGGCTGATGCCGCTGCTGGAGGCTTGCGGCGTCATCCTCTCCGTGCAGTCTGATGCCGACCCGCGCTTCCTGGGATCGCTGCTCGAGCCATATCCCGCAGACCGGCTCGGCATCACATACACAATTGGATGCCGACCCTCGATCAGTTCCCAGGCGCATGAGGCCCTTGCCGCATGCGGCAACCGGATCGTGAACGTCCACCTCAAGGACTGGAATTTGCATACCGATCGGGCATCGCCATCTCGTCAGCGAACCGACTTGGCCAACGCGCTCATTCAGCTGAAACTCGCTGGTTATCAGGGCGACTTCATTCTTCAATCGGCCGCCGGTCATTGTCGGGCAGCATTGCTCGCCCAGTATGGTGCCATGGCTGCGACTTGGTGGAGCCTCGGCGGCCCAGATCATTTCAGTCTTGCGCCTGGGATGGTCGACGCACGCGAGAGTCTGCAGCAGCCGGCGCATACGCGGTGA
- a CDS encoding ABC transporter substrate-binding protein: MTLAERLGFFKDAGLEPELLDVSGGSKALQALVAGSAELTAGAFDHTIQMHAKGQKIVGVVLFGRHPTFALVLRKEKAAAYRDPSSLRGMKIGVTALGSQTQFMVEYMALRTGVSPADLSFVSVGGGTGAVAAIRNGAVDAVVTGEPALTTMIEAGDVKLIADTRTNEGTIGIFGGLYPSGTIYARSDFIERNPDTVQAFALAMVRALQWIDRASVDEIADALPEEWAKPDRNIFLASIRGTRDMFSPDGRFSTESAGIALQVLSTVDPQLRGVTVDLAETFTNKFVEKALQTLASK, encoded by the coding sequence GTGACACTTGCCGAACGACTCGGCTTTTTCAAGGACGCGGGCCTCGAGCCGGAGCTTCTTGATGTGAGCGGGGGATCGAAGGCGCTGCAGGCCCTGGTGGCAGGAAGTGCCGAACTCACCGCTGGCGCCTTCGACCACACCATTCAGATGCATGCAAAGGGACAAAAGATCGTCGGGGTTGTGCTGTTTGGCAGGCATCCGACATTCGCATTGGTCCTGCGCAAGGAGAAGGCTGCCGCCTATCGTGACCCAAGCAGCCTGAGAGGCATGAAGATCGGGGTCACGGCGTTGGGATCCCAAACGCAGTTCATGGTGGAGTACATGGCCCTGCGAACTGGCGTCTCCCCAGCCGACCTGTCCTTTGTCAGTGTGGGAGGTGGCACGGGCGCCGTGGCCGCGATCCGCAACGGCGCGGTCGATGCGGTCGTGACGGGAGAACCGGCGCTTACCACGATGATAGAAGCAGGTGACGTCAAGCTGATCGCGGACACGCGCACCAACGAAGGCACGATCGGCATTTTTGGTGGTCTCTATCCGTCAGGGACGATCTACGCTCGATCGGACTTCATCGAGCGCAATCCCGATACAGTCCAGGCCTTTGCTCTCGCCATGGTTCGCGCGCTCCAGTGGATTGATCGCGCATCGGTCGATGAGATTGCCGATGCTCTCCCGGAGGAATGGGCCAAGCCCGATCGAAACATATTTCTCGCCTCCATCCGGGGCACACGCGACATGTTTTCCCCCGACGGCCGGTTCAGCACCGAGAGCGCGGGCATCGCACTTCAGGTGTTATCGACCGTCGATCCACAATTGCGGGGCGTGACGGTCGATCTCGCGGAGACATTTACGAACAAATTCGTCGAGAAGGCTCTCCAGACGCTCGCATCGAAATAG
- a CDS encoding LysR family transcriptional regulator: MKIDERHLVQLAAVINAGGVTEGAALLGMTQPAVSRTLAALEKRLGEALFVKGRRPLRPTPFGRALADHGQAMLLASRKASELIDNFRHGLAGSVRVAGTPFFMDGLISGLIAEFHNIRPDVRVIQSYGYMAELQDAIRADRIDLAICPVDVLDGDDLEFQSILPGRNVVACRVTHPLLMKRKLKGQEILDFPWIAPPPTSPLQADMRALLLSFGSTGVSMPYVGGSLASAMNYLKRTDALTILPHGVVFAYRKEREITALPLRVPHPERALGILRLTGSPQSPAVTAFAEFIAAGFAKLADLIRRHEQSVIWKA, translated from the coding sequence ATGAAGATCGACGAACGCCACCTGGTTCAGCTCGCGGCGGTCATCAACGCGGGCGGCGTGACCGAGGGGGCCGCACTGCTCGGCATGACGCAGCCGGCCGTTTCCCGCACACTGGCTGCACTGGAAAAGCGGCTGGGCGAGGCGCTGTTCGTGAAAGGCCGCAGGCCGCTGCGCCCGACGCCGTTCGGCCGCGCGCTCGCCGATCACGGCCAGGCCATGCTGCTCGCATCGCGCAAGGCCTCCGAACTGATCGATAATTTCCGCCATGGGCTGGCCGGCAGCGTCCGGGTCGCCGGCACGCCGTTCTTCATGGACGGTCTGATTTCCGGCCTGATTGCCGAGTTCCACAATATCCGTCCGGACGTGCGCGTGATCCAGAGCTACGGCTACATGGCGGAGCTGCAGGATGCGATCCGTGCCGACCGCATTGATCTCGCCATTTGCCCGGTCGATGTGCTCGATGGCGACGATCTCGAATTCCAGTCGATCCTGCCGGGACGAAACGTTGTCGCCTGCCGTGTCACCCACCCGCTGCTGATGAAGCGCAAGCTGAAGGGCCAGGAGATCCTCGACTTTCCCTGGATCGCCCCGCCGCCGACCAGTCCGCTGCAGGCCGACATGCGCGCACTATTGCTATCGTTCGGATCGACCGGCGTCAGCATGCCTTACGTCGGCGGCTCGCTGGCGAGTGCGATGAACTATCTGAAGCGGACCGACGCGCTCACCATCCTCCCGCACGGTGTCGTCTTCGCCTACCGCAAGGAGCGGGAGATCACGGCGCTGCCGCTACGCGTGCCGCATCCGGAGCGCGCGCTCGGCATTCTCCGGCTCACGGGCAGCCCGCAATCGCCGGCGGTAACCGCCTTCGCAGAATTCATCGCAGCCGGGTTCGCTAAACTGGCCGACCTCATCCGCCGTCACGAGCAATCCGTGATCTGGAAGGCCTAG
- a CDS encoding dioxygenase: MRQDLPIDRGERPDEAMAERILRAGNGRLATGMAAIVGHIHQLIRELRPTRTEWRDAMAYLAAVGEATTDNRQEWVLLADLIGATALVEDINSRRPAGATPNAPRGPFYRADAPRRPNGANICLDRIGEPLAVQGRVVDLDGDPVAGAVVETWQANGQGFFENQLPDEQPDCNLRGIFTADADGGFDYLTIKPASYAVPLDGPAGRLIGELSCPLRRPASIHFIVSADGFEPITTQLFDRADATEDALHCVKPSLLADFKPTRRKDVPWSLAYTFVMARAPKTRSMT, translated from the coding sequence ATGCGGCAGGACCTGCCCATCGATCGCGGCGAACGGCCGGACGAGGCCATGGCGGAGCGCATCCTGCGAGCCGGAAACGGCCGGCTTGCGACCGGCATGGCGGCGATCGTCGGCCATATCCATCAGCTGATCCGCGAGCTTCGGCCGACCAGGACCGAGTGGCGGGACGCGATGGCTTATCTCGCGGCGGTGGGCGAGGCGACGACCGACAACCGCCAGGAATGGGTGCTGCTCGCTGACCTGATCGGCGCGACCGCGCTGGTTGAGGATATCAACAGCCGCCGTCCCGCCGGCGCCACCCCGAATGCGCCGCGCGGGCCGTTCTATCGGGCCGATGCGCCGCGGCGGCCGAATGGCGCCAACATCTGTCTAGACCGCATTGGGGAGCCGCTGGCCGTTCAGGGCAGGGTGGTTGACCTCGACGGTGATCCCGTCGCCGGCGCTGTGGTCGAGACCTGGCAGGCCAACGGGCAGGGCTTCTTCGAGAACCAGCTGCCGGACGAGCAGCCGGACTGCAATCTCCGCGGCATCTTCACGGCCGATGCTGATGGCGGGTTCGATTATCTCACTATCAAGCCGGCGAGCTACGCGGTGCCGCTCGATGGTCCCGCGGGCCGGCTGATCGGCGAGCTCAGCTGTCCGCTGCGGCGTCCGGCCAGCATTCATTTCATCGTGTCGGCCGATGGCTTTGAGCCGATCACGACGCAGCTGTTCGATCGCGCTGATGCGACTGAGGACGCGTTGCATTGCGTCAAGCCGAGCCTGCTCGCCGACTTCAAGCCGACCCGGCGCAAGGACGTGCCGTGGAGCCTCGCCTACACCTTCGTCATGGCGCGCGCGCCGAAGACGCGGAGCATGACATGA
- a CDS encoding class I SAM-dependent methyltransferase, producing the protein MDLGCGPAWLGIAFAPRVGEVIGIDPEPAMLEAARTLATAAGVDIELIEGSSFDLTPQLGRFRAVAIGRAFHWMDRADTLRRLDPLIEEDGAVLLFNDVRPDVPQNAWYKRYSDVVDRFTNRSVGFAPERLRHETILLESRFSELTRIGVVEQRLVPVARLIDRALSMSTSSPEQLGALSGQFAQELATEMSPFAATGGVLEVIESQVLIAQRR; encoded by the coding sequence ATGGATTTGGGCTGCGGCCCAGCCTGGCTCGGTATCGCGTTTGCGCCGCGGGTCGGCGAGGTCATCGGAATAGATCCGGAGCCCGCCATGCTCGAGGCTGCCCGGACGCTCGCGACCGCGGCGGGCGTTGACATCGAACTGATCGAAGGCAGCTCTTTCGATCTCACCCCGCAGCTCGGCCGCTTTCGCGCCGTGGCGATTGGCCGCGCCTTTCATTGGATGGATCGCGCCGATACGCTGCGAAGGCTCGATCCATTGATCGAGGAGGACGGCGCCGTCCTGCTGTTCAACGACGTGCGTCCCGATGTCCCCCAGAACGCCTGGTACAAGCGTTATTCTGACGTCGTCGATCGCTTCACCAACAGGAGTGTCGGCTTCGCACCCGAGCGCTTACGTCACGAAACAATCCTGCTGGAGTCGCGCTTCAGTGAGCTCACCAGAATTGGCGTTGTTGAACAGCGTCTGGTGCCTGTCGCTCGTCTGATCGATCGCGCACTATCGATGTCGACGTCCTCGCCTGAACAGCTGGGCGCCCTCTCTGGTCAGTTCGCGCAGGAGCTGGCGACAGAGATGTCGCCGTTCGCGGCCACCGGTGGCGTCTTGGAAGTGATTGAATCGCAAGTCCTCATCGCACAACGCCGCTGA
- a CDS encoding NAD/NADP-dependent octopine/nopaline dehydrogenase family protein: protein MQTSVSIIGAGNCGCAFAADLASRGANVLLYAHPEHRRHAETIERNGYLEAGLKIEGRFHPVVSSDMADVVRFSRFIIITVPSYGHEAILSELAKFDLSKHVVISITGNFFALMARRQINARYILETATAPYASRMQDGKVLVIGIKSIMPIAAMPVDVTDSLRDEIGAFFPMPLEWRSNVLEIGMSCITGVIHPTPALMNAGWIETRKGDFYFYREGMSASVARVIDEIDRERMAIARAFGFEPQPVVAIMNSYYDRHFASFGEFARETVEHNTTKMAPQHLRDRFIVQDVPYVLVPWFELGVKVGLHSTAIKSIIDLACIVNETNYLEEGRNLRRLGLDAASKDQVIETFSAPLAPPWRDELRRIA from the coding sequence ATGCAGACGTCGGTTTCGATCATTGGTGCCGGGAATTGCGGGTGTGCGTTCGCGGCTGATCTCGCCAGCCGAGGAGCGAACGTATTGTTGTACGCGCATCCTGAGCATCGCCGGCACGCGGAGACGATCGAACGCAATGGCTATCTGGAAGCTGGCCTCAAGATCGAAGGCCGCTTCCATCCCGTTGTCAGCTCGGACATGGCTGACGTCGTCCGGTTCTCCAGGTTCATCATCATCACGGTCCCGTCCTATGGCCATGAGGCGATCCTGAGCGAACTCGCGAAGTTCGATCTCAGCAAGCATGTCGTGATTTCGATCACGGGCAATTTCTTTGCTCTCATGGCTCGCAGACAAATCAATGCGCGGTACATCCTTGAGACCGCCACGGCGCCCTATGCCTCGAGAATGCAGGATGGAAAGGTGCTGGTGATCGGGATCAAGAGCATCATGCCGATCGCGGCCATGCCCGTCGACGTCACTGACTCCTTACGTGACGAGATCGGGGCCTTCTTCCCGATGCCGCTGGAGTGGCGCAGCAATGTTCTCGAGATCGGAATGTCTTGCATTACAGGAGTGATCCATCCGACGCCGGCGCTGATGAATGCCGGATGGATCGAGACCCGAAAGGGCGACTTCTATTTCTATCGGGAAGGGATGTCGGCCTCGGTTGCCCGGGTCATCGACGAAATCGATCGGGAGAGAATGGCGATTGCCCGGGCATTTGGCTTCGAACCGCAACCCGTCGTGGCGATCATGAACAGCTACTATGACAGACATTTCGCGAGCTTCGGCGAGTTCGCCAGAGAGACGGTCGAGCACAACACCACGAAAATGGCACCTCAGCACCTGCGCGACAGGTTTATCGTGCAGGACGTTCCCTATGTTCTGGTCCCCTGGTTCGAGCTCGGCGTCAAGGTCGGGCTCCATTCCACCGCGATCAAGTCGATCATCGATCTCGCCTGCATCGTCAACGAGACGAACTATCTGGAAGAGGGCCGAAATCTGCGCCGGCTGGGACTGGACGCCGCCTCCAAGGACCAGGTGATCGAGACCTTCAGCGCTCCGCTTGCGCCGCCCTGGCGCGATGAGCTTCGCCGTATCGCGTAG